One genomic region from Stutzerimonas decontaminans encodes:
- the nirJ gene encoding heme d1 biosynthesis radical SAM protein NirJ codes for MLRISHYLRALAQPATKVLGARSASGKRPPVVIWNLLRRCNLTCKHCYATSADSEFRDELDTAEALKVIDDLHEAGVRVLILSGGEPLLRGDIFQLADYARDKGFFVALSTNGTLIDENNIERIAAAQFDYVGISIDGLEAVHDEWRQLKGSFAASMHAIDLCRQRDIRVGLRTTLTQNNYPQLPALLALMREHDVQKFYLSHLNYSGRGKRSSKADAHHQMTRDAMRQLFEQAWDDVQHGRETDFVSGNNDADAVLLLQWVEERLPEHRERLEGMLRAWGGNASGSGIANIDNIGDVHPDTYWWQHTVGNVRRQRFSDIWLNEPAPLLQELRQHPRAVGGRCADCRWLAICNGNTRTRAWAQGDLWAEDPGCYLSDEEIGRPTAERIPSIAI; via the coding sequence ATGTTGAGAATCAGCCATTACCTGCGCGCCCTGGCCCAACCGGCCACCAAGGTGCTCGGTGCCCGCAGCGCCAGCGGCAAGCGCCCACCCGTGGTGATCTGGAACCTGCTCAGGCGCTGCAACCTGACCTGCAAGCACTGTTACGCGACCTCCGCCGACAGCGAGTTCCGCGACGAACTGGATACCGCCGAGGCGCTGAAGGTGATCGACGACCTGCACGAGGCCGGTGTACGCGTGCTGATCCTCTCCGGCGGCGAGCCGCTGCTGCGGGGCGACATCTTCCAGCTCGCCGATTACGCCCGGGACAAGGGTTTCTTCGTTGCGCTGTCGACCAACGGCACGCTGATCGACGAGAACAACATCGAGCGTATCGCCGCCGCGCAGTTCGACTACGTCGGCATCAGCATCGACGGCCTGGAGGCGGTGCATGACGAATGGCGCCAGCTCAAGGGCAGCTTCGCCGCGTCCATGCATGCCATCGACCTGTGCCGCCAGCGCGACATCCGAGTCGGCCTGCGCACCACCCTGACGCAGAACAACTACCCGCAGCTGCCGGCGTTGCTGGCGCTGATGCGCGAACACGATGTGCAGAAGTTCTACCTCTCGCACCTCAACTACAGCGGCCGCGGCAAGCGCAGCAGCAAGGCCGACGCCCATCACCAGATGACCCGCGACGCCATGCGTCAGCTCTTCGAGCAGGCCTGGGACGACGTCCAGCACGGCCGCGAGACCGATTTCGTCAGCGGCAACAACGACGCCGATGCGGTCCTGCTGCTGCAGTGGGTCGAGGAACGTTTGCCGGAACATCGCGAGCGCCTGGAAGGCATGCTGCGCGCCTGGGGCGGCAACGCCTCCGGCAGCGGCATCGCCAACATCGACAACATCGGCGACGTGCACCCAGACACCTACTGGTGGCAGCACACCGTTGGCAACGTGCGCCGCCAGCGCTTCAGCGACATCTGGCTGAACGAGCCGGCGCCGCTGCTGCAGGAGCTGCGCCAGCATCCGCGCGCGGTCGGCGGTCGCTGCGCCGACTGCCGCTGGCTGGCGATCTGCAACGGCAACACCCGCACCCGCGCCTGGGCGCAGGGCGATCTCTGGGCCGAAGACCCGGGCTGCTACCTCTCCGACGAGGAGATCGGCCGCCCCACAGCCGAGCGCATTCCCAGCATTGCCATCTGA
- a CDS encoding cytochrome C oxidase subunit IV family protein: MSASKILVACWLGLALLSVSTVLLGNAGATLALTGAVLLTAFGKAWLITDGFMELRHAPRAWRLLLLAWPLVLVLGVLLTLL; the protein is encoded by the coding sequence ATGTCTGCTTCGAAGATTCTGGTGGCCTGCTGGCTCGGCCTGGCACTGCTGTCGGTGTCCACCGTGCTGCTGGGCAATGCCGGCGCCACACTGGCGTTGACCGGAGCCGTTCTGCTCACGGCGTTCGGCAAGGCCTGGCTGATCACCGACGGCTTCATGGAGCTGCGCCACGCTCCGCGGGCGTGGCGTCTGCTGCTGCTCGCCTGGCCGCTGGTACTGGTGCTCGGCGTGCTGCTGACCCTGCTCTGA
- a CDS encoding cytochrome c oxidase subunit 3, which produces MSTSLEATSQRSRRLPGDLAMWFFILAELTVFAILILAFAATQMLNPQLFSESRAALDSSIGLALTLSLLTSGLFAALAVEQVREARSGRATLLLLAALGSSCVYVVLKLNEYSHLAGLGLGMEHNTFFTLYWILTGFHFLHVLLGMVILGWLAMRCRRGAYGPDEHSGLESGVLYWHMVDMVWVLLFPLVYVLR; this is translated from the coding sequence ATGTCCACTTCGCTTGAAGCCACCAGCCAACGGTCCCGGCGCCTGCCGGGTGACTTGGCGATGTGGTTCTTCATCCTCGCCGAGCTGACAGTCTTCGCCATTCTGATCCTGGCGTTCGCCGCCACGCAGATGCTCAATCCGCAGCTGTTCAGCGAGAGCCGCGCGGCGCTGGACAGCTCCATCGGCCTGGCGCTGACCCTGAGCCTACTGACCTCAGGCCTGTTCGCCGCCCTGGCGGTGGAACAGGTGCGCGAGGCCCGGTCCGGGCGCGCGACGCTGTTGCTGCTCGCCGCGCTGGGCTCGTCCTGCGTCTACGTGGTGCTCAAGCTCAACGAGTACAGCCACCTGGCCGGGCTCGGCCTGGGCATGGAACACAACACCTTCTTCACCCTGTACTGGATTCTGACGGGCTTTCACTTCCTGCATGTGCTGCTGGGCATGGTGATTCTCGGATGGCTGGCCATGCGCTGCCGCCGCGGCGCCTACGGGCCGGACGAGCACAGCGGCCTGGAGTCCGGAGTGCTCTACTGGCACATGGTGGATATGGTCTGGGTGCTGCTGTTCCCGCTGGTCTACGTGCTGAGGTAA
- a CDS encoding CbbQ/NirQ/NorQ/GpvN family protein codes for MNAIEIPTAAGTPDAPFYQPLGNEEQLFQQAWQHGMPVLIKGPTGCGKTRFVQHMAHRLNLPLYTVACHDDLSAADLVGRHLIGAQGTWWQDGPLTRAVREGGICYLDEVVEARQDTAVVLHPLADDRRELFIERTGEALKAPPGFMLVVSYNPGYQNLLKGMKPSTRQRFVAMRFDYPPAAEEVRIVANEAQVDDELAAQVVKLGQALRRLEQHDLEEVASTRLLIFTARMIRSGMTPRQACLACLAEPLSDDPQTVAALMDVVDVHFA; via the coding sequence GTGAATGCGATTGAAATCCCGACTGCCGCCGGCACGCCTGACGCGCCCTTCTACCAACCGCTGGGCAACGAGGAGCAACTGTTCCAGCAGGCCTGGCAGCACGGCATGCCGGTGCTGATCAAGGGCCCGACCGGCTGCGGCAAGACTCGTTTCGTGCAGCACATGGCGCATCGGCTGAACCTGCCGCTGTACACAGTGGCCTGCCATGACGACCTCTCCGCCGCCGATTTGGTCGGTCGTCACCTGATCGGCGCCCAGGGCACCTGGTGGCAGGACGGCCCGCTGACCCGAGCGGTGCGCGAAGGCGGCATCTGCTACCTGGACGAGGTGGTCGAGGCGCGGCAGGACACCGCGGTGGTACTGCACCCGCTGGCCGACGACCGCCGCGAGCTGTTCATCGAGCGCACCGGCGAGGCGCTCAAGGCGCCGCCGGGTTTCATGCTGGTGGTGTCCTACAACCCCGGTTACCAGAACCTGCTCAAAGGCATGAAGCCGAGTACCCGCCAGCGCTTCGTGGCGATGCGCTTCGATTACCCGCCGGCCGCCGAGGAGGTGCGCATCGTCGCCAACGAGGCGCAGGTGGATGACGAGCTCGCCGCCCAGGTGGTCAAGCTCGGCCAGGCGCTACGCCGGTTGGAGCAGCATGATCTGGAGGAAGTCGCCTCGACCCGCCTGCTGATCTTCACCGCGCGGATGATCCGCTCCGGCATGACGCCGCGGCAGGCCTGCCTGGCCTGCCTCGCCGAGCCGCTGTCGGATGACCCGCAGACGGTCGCCGCGCTGATGGATGTGGTCGATGTCCACTTCGCTTGA
- a CDS encoding nitrite reductase: protein MSMSKPLLAGFIAGFSMLGLAVAQAAANPETAEAAYKGQASAVDPASAQVVHSPGAPDLSSAEFEQAKEIYFQRCAGCHGVLRKGATGKPLTPDITQERGQAYLEALITYGSPAGMPNWGTSNALTKDQITLMAKYIQHTPPTPPEWGMTEMKNSWHVLVKPEDRPKKQMNKLNLPNLFSVTLRDDGKIALVDGDSKKIVKTIDTGYAVHISRMSASGRYLLVIGRDAKIDMIDLWAKEPVKVAEIKVGIEARSVETSKYKGYEDKYVIAGDYWPPQFTIMDGETLEPLQIVSTRGMTVGTQEYHPEPRVAAIIASHEHPEFIVNVKETGKVMLVNYEDIDNLTTTSIGTAPFLHDGGWDVSHRYFMTAANNSNKVAVIDSKERKMASLVDVGKIPHPGRGANFVHPEFGPVWATSHLGDETISLIGTDPEKNPEHAWKVVETLKGQGGGSLFIKTHPKSKHLYLDTTFHPDAKISQSAAVFDINNLAAGYKVLPIGEWAGLKEGAKRVVQPEYNEAGNEVWFSVWNGQEEESAIVVVDDKTLELKTVIKDKRLITPTGKFNVHNTQYDVY, encoded by the coding sequence ATCAGTATGAGCAAACCACTACTGGCAGGCTTCATCGCCGGCTTTTCGATGCTCGGTCTGGCCGTTGCCCAGGCCGCAGCGAACCCCGAGACCGCTGAGGCGGCCTACAAGGGGCAGGCGTCGGCAGTTGACCCGGCTAGCGCTCAGGTCGTGCATTCGCCGGGCGCGCCAGATCTGTCGAGCGCCGAGTTCGAACAGGCCAAGGAAATCTACTTCCAGCGCTGCGCCGGCTGCCACGGTGTACTGCGCAAGGGCGCGACCGGCAAGCCGCTGACGCCCGACATTACCCAGGAGCGCGGCCAGGCCTATCTGGAAGCGCTGATCACCTACGGCTCGCCTGCCGGTATGCCGAACTGGGGAACGTCCAACGCGCTGACCAAGGATCAGATCACGCTGATGGCCAAGTACATTCAGCACACGCCGCCGACGCCGCCTGAGTGGGGCATGACGGAGATGAAGAACTCCTGGCACGTGCTGGTTAAGCCGGAGGACCGGCCGAAGAAGCAGATGAACAAGCTGAACTTGCCGAACCTGTTCTCCGTCACCCTGCGGGACGATGGCAAGATCGCCCTCGTTGACGGCGACAGCAAGAAGATCGTCAAGACCATCGATACCGGTTACGCGGTGCACATCTCGCGCATGTCCGCCTCGGGGCGTTATCTGCTGGTGATCGGTCGTGACGCCAAGATCGACATGATCGACCTGTGGGCTAAGGAGCCGGTGAAGGTCGCCGAGATTAAAGTCGGGATCGAGGCCCGCTCGGTTGAGACTTCCAAGTACAAGGGCTACGAAGACAAATATGTAATTGCCGGCGACTACTGGCCGCCGCAGTTCACCATTATGGATGGCGAGACGTTGGAGCCGCTGCAGATCGTCTCCACCCGCGGCATGACGGTCGGCACCCAGGAATACCACCCGGAACCGCGCGTAGCGGCGATCATCGCGTCGCACGAGCACCCCGAATTCATCGTCAACGTCAAGGAAACCGGCAAAGTCATGCTGGTCAACTATGAAGACATCGACAACCTGACAACCACAAGCATCGGTACCGCGCCCTTCCTGCATGATGGCGGCTGGGACGTGAGCCACCGCTACTTCATGACGGCGGCGAACAACTCCAACAAGGTTGCGGTGATCGACTCGAAAGAGCGCAAGATGGCGTCGCTGGTAGACGTCGGCAAGATCCCGCACCCCGGCCGCGGCGCCAACTTCGTGCACCCGGAATTCGGGCCGGTATGGGCCACCAGTCACTTGGGTGATGAAACCATCTCGCTGATCGGCACCGACCCCGAGAAGAACCCGGAGCACGCCTGGAAAGTGGTCGAGACCTTGAAGGGGCAGGGTGGCGGCTCGCTGTTCATCAAGACCCATCCGAAGTCCAAACACCTGTATCTGGATACCACCTTCCACCCGGACGCCAAGATCAGCCAGTCCGCTGCGGTGTTCGACATCAATAACCTGGCGGCGGGCTACAAGGTGCTGCCCATCGGCGAGTGGGCTGGCCTGAAGGAAGGTGCCAAGCGTGTGGTGCAGCCTGAGTACAACGAGGCCGGCAACGAGGTTTGGTTCTCGGTCTGGAATGGGCAGGAAGAGGAGTCGGCCATCGTCGTGGTGGATGACAAGACGCTAGAACTCAAAACAGTGATCAAGGACAAAAGGTTGATTACCCCAACCGGTAAATTTAACGTCCACAACACTCAGTACGACGTTTACTGA
- a CDS encoding c-type cytochrome, producing the protein MKKILLPLLALGGALTLQPALAQDGEALFKSKPCAACHSVDTKMVGPALKEVAAKNAGVEGAADTLAQHIKNGSQGVWGPIPMPPNPVTEEEAKTLAEWVLSLK; encoded by the coding sequence ATGAAAAAAATTCTGCTCCCATTGCTCGCCCTGGGTGGCGCGCTGACCCTGCAGCCGGCTCTGGCTCAGGACGGTGAAGCGCTGTTCAAGAGCAAGCCCTGCGCGGCCTGCCATAGCGTCGACACCAAGATGGTTGGCCCGGCTCTGAAAGAAGTCGCCGCCAAGAACGCGGGCGTCGAAGGCGCCGCCGACACCCTGGCCCAGCACATCAAGAATGGCAGCCAAGGCGTTTGGGGTCCGATCCCGATGCCGCCAAACCCAGTCACCGAAGAGGAAGCCAAGACCCTCGCCGAGTGGGTTCTTAGCCTCAAGTAA
- a CDS encoding c-type cytochrome: MTVARHAVLRLGLALASFLLIPLSLAAAPAAERQAKLDHLLLQDCGSCHGLRMTGGLGPALTREALAGKPRDSLIATVTHGRPGTAMPGWNALLDEQDIAYLVDRLLEGYPKP, translated from the coding sequence ATGACAGTTGCCCGACACGCCGTTTTACGTCTGGGGCTGGCCCTGGCGTCCTTTCTCCTGATTCCGCTATCCCTGGCCGCAGCGCCCGCCGCCGAGCGCCAGGCGAAGCTCGACCATCTCTTACTTCAGGACTGTGGCTCCTGCCATGGCCTGCGCATGACCGGCGGTCTCGGCCCCGCGCTCACCCGCGAGGCGCTAGCCGGCAAACCCCGTGACAGTCTGATCGCCACCGTTACCCACGGCCGCCCCGGTACGGCCATGCCCGGCTGGAATGCCCTGCTCGACGAGCAGGACATCGCCTACCTGGTCGACCGCCTGCTCGAAGGATATCCCAAGCCATGA
- a CDS encoding cytochrome D1 domain-containing protein → MIRPFLLLAAAGLLAACAQQPLRGTGDLGVVVERATGSLQIIESSNQSQLGRVEGLGDLSHASVVFSRDQRYAYVFGRDGGLTKVDLLRQRIDRRVIQGGNSIGGAISQDGTLIAVGNYEPGGVKVFDANSLELVADIPATPLADGSRNSRVVGVIDVPGRRFIYSLFDTDETWLLDFSQGNEPQITRFEGIGRQPYDALLTPEGRYYIAGLFGEDGMAKIDLWHPERGVERILDGYGRGQQKLPVYKMPHLEGWTVAGNQTFVPAVGQHRVLVMDSEKWQQTDAIDVAGQPIFVMARPDARQIWVNFAHPDNGKVQVIDSETHEVIADLEPGPAVLHMEFTARGDQLWLSVRDGEEIQVWDPYTLKLLKRLPAQSPSGIFFSSRAHETGL, encoded by the coding sequence ATGATTCGTCCTTTTCTGCTGCTGGCTGCGGCCGGTCTGCTCGCGGCCTGTGCACAGCAACCGCTGCGCGGCACCGGTGACCTCGGGGTGGTGGTGGAGCGCGCCACCGGTAGCCTGCAGATCATCGAGAGCAGCAACCAGAGCCAGCTCGGCCGCGTTGAAGGGTTGGGCGACCTGTCCCATGCCTCGGTGGTTTTCTCCCGCGATCAGCGCTACGCCTACGTATTCGGCCGCGACGGCGGGCTGACCAAGGTCGACCTGCTACGCCAGCGCATCGATCGTCGGGTGATCCAGGGTGGCAACAGCATCGGTGGCGCCATCAGCCAGGACGGCACGCTGATCGCGGTCGGCAACTACGAGCCCGGCGGAGTCAAGGTCTTCGATGCCAATTCCCTGGAGCTGGTGGCCGACATACCGGCGACGCCGCTGGCCGATGGCAGCCGCAATTCGCGGGTGGTCGGCGTGATCGACGTGCCCGGCCGGCGCTTCATCTACAGCCTGTTCGATACCGATGAAACCTGGCTGCTGGATTTCAGCCAGGGCAACGAGCCGCAGATCACCCGTTTCGAGGGTATCGGTCGCCAACCCTACGATGCGCTGCTGACTCCTGAAGGGCGCTATTACATCGCCGGCCTGTTCGGCGAGGACGGCATGGCCAAGATCGACCTCTGGCATCCCGAGCGTGGCGTCGAGCGCATTCTCGATGGTTATGGCCGCGGCCAGCAGAAACTGCCGGTCTACAAGATGCCGCACCTGGAAGGCTGGACCGTGGCTGGCAACCAGACCTTCGTGCCCGCGGTCGGCCAGCATCGTGTGCTGGTGATGGATTCGGAGAAGTGGCAGCAGACCGACGCCATCGATGTCGCCGGTCAGCCGATCTTCGTCATGGCACGACCTGACGCGCGGCAGATCTGGGTCAACTTCGCCCACCCCGACAACGGCAAGGTCCAGGTCATCGACAGCGAGACCCACGAGGTCATCGCCGATCTGGAACCGGGCCCGGCCGTGCTGCACATGGAGTTCACCGCCCGCGGCGATCAGCTCTGGCTGTCGGTGCGCGATGGCGAGGAAATCCAGGTCTGGGACCCCTACACCCTGAAGCTGCTCAAGCGACTGCCGGCGCAGAGTCCGAGCGGCATCTTCTTCAGCAGCCGCGCCCACGAGACGGGGTTGTGA
- a CDS encoding Lrp/AsnC family transcriptional regulator has product MHIDALSRRLIDRYQHGMPLCAEPYRAMADELGCSEEEVLACLEQLHEGGGLSRIGPVFEHSRAGASTLVALAVPAARLEQVAARINAFPEVNHNYLREHRYNLWFVLTGPDRPHIDRLLAEIEADTGLTPLDLPMQQAFRIDLGFPLGDPS; this is encoded by the coding sequence ATGCACATCGACGCCCTCAGTCGTCGCCTGATCGACCGCTACCAGCACGGCATGCCGCTGTGCGCCGAGCCCTACCGCGCCATGGCCGACGAGCTTGGCTGCAGCGAGGAGGAGGTGCTCGCCTGTCTCGAACAACTGCACGAGGGCGGTGGCCTGTCGCGCATCGGCCCGGTGTTCGAGCACAGCCGTGCCGGCGCCAGCACCCTGGTCGCGCTGGCCGTGCCCGCGGCGCGGCTGGAGCAGGTCGCGGCGCGCATCAATGCGTTTCCCGAGGTCAACCACAACTACCTGCGCGAGCATCGCTACAACCTCTGGTTCGTCCTGACTGGGCCGGATCGGCCACACATCGACCGGCTGCTGGCCGAGATCGAAGCCGATACCGGGCTGACACCGCTCGACCTGCCGATGCAGCAGGCCTTTCGCATCGACCTTGGCTTTCCGCTGGGAGATCCATCATGA
- the ahbB gene encoding siroheme decarboxylase subunit beta has product MTGCLNDLQALQLRRLLEGGLPLAARPYQRLAEQIGSVEERVLEQIQRWQEEGLFRRFGLVLKHRALGFRANAMLVMDIPDAHVDEVGRRLGQAAGVNLCYQRPRRLPQWPYNLFCMVHGREREQVCQLIERLLADNDLIDVPHQLLFSTRAFKQCGGRFAPPLLEVANG; this is encoded by the coding sequence ATGACCGGTTGTCTCAATGACCTGCAGGCGCTGCAGCTGCGTCGCCTGCTCGAGGGTGGCCTGCCGCTGGCCGCGCGGCCTTACCAGCGGCTCGCCGAGCAGATCGGCAGCGTCGAGGAGCGGGTGCTGGAGCAGATTCAACGCTGGCAGGAAGAAGGGCTGTTCCGCCGCTTCGGCCTGGTGCTCAAGCACCGCGCGCTGGGCTTTCGCGCCAACGCCATGCTGGTGATGGACATCCCCGACGCGCACGTCGACGAAGTCGGGCGGCGCCTGGGCCAGGCTGCCGGAGTCAATCTCTGTTACCAGCGCCCGCGGCGTCTGCCGCAGTGGCCCTACAATCTGTTCTGCATGGTCCATGGCCGCGAGCGCGAGCAGGTCTGCCAGCTGATCGAGCGCCTGCTGGCGGACAACGACCTGATCGATGTACCGCATCAGCTGCTGTTCAGCACGCGGGCCTTCAAACAGTGCGGTGGCCGTTTTGCACCGCCGCTGCTCGAGGTCGCCAATGGATGA
- a CDS encoding Lrp/AsnC family transcriptional regulator: MDEFDRLLINRLQHGLPLVRHPWEALAEELGSTSVALRERVQALLDDGTLTRFGPMFDIDRLGGAFTLAALSVPEARFDEVAAQLEAIPEVAHNYRREHRWNMWFVLGCETPQGIAESIARIEAKTGLAVLNLPKEETFHVGLHFPV; this comes from the coding sequence ATGGATGAATTCGACCGGCTGTTGATCAATCGTCTGCAACATGGCCTGCCGCTGGTGCGCCACCCCTGGGAAGCGCTGGCCGAGGAGCTGGGCAGCACGTCCGTGGCCCTGCGCGAGCGGGTCCAGGCATTGCTCGACGACGGCACGCTGACCCGCTTCGGGCCGATGTTCGACATCGACCGGCTTGGCGGCGCCTTCACCCTGGCCGCGCTGTCGGTGCCGGAGGCGCGCTTCGACGAGGTTGCCGCGCAGCTGGAGGCGATCCCCGAAGTGGCACACAACTACCGCCGCGAACACCGCTGGAACATGTGGTTCGTGCTCGGCTGCGAGACCCCGCAGGGCATCGCCGAGAGCATCGCGCGCATCGAGGCCAAGACCGGCCTGGCGGTGCTGAATCTGCCGAAAGAGGAAACCTTCCATGTCGGTTTGCACTTCCCCGTCTGA
- the ahbB gene encoding siroheme decarboxylase subunit beta, producing the protein MSVCTSPSEDGLTRRLIELTEAGLPLVADPWAWLADELGIDVDATLALLQRLQADGAIRRIAAIPNHYRLGYRHNGMTVWDVDDAEIARLGALIGAQPFVSHCYRRPRQEGWPYNLFAMVHGRDASDIEAYRNQIRALLGNACRANEMLVSSRILKKTGLRLATQRRA; encoded by the coding sequence ATGTCGGTTTGCACTTCCCCGTCTGAAGATGGCCTGACCCGCCGCCTGATCGAACTGACCGAGGCCGGGCTGCCGCTGGTGGCCGATCCCTGGGCCTGGCTTGCCGATGAGCTGGGGATCGATGTCGACGCCACCCTGGCACTGCTGCAGCGCCTGCAGGCCGATGGCGCGATCCGGCGGATTGCGGCGATACCCAACCACTACCGCCTCGGCTACCGGCACAACGGCATGACCGTGTGGGACGTCGACGATGCCGAGATCGCCCGGCTCGGTGCGCTGATCGGCGCGCAGCCCTTCGTCAGTCACTGCTATCGCCGACCACGGCAGGAAGGCTGGCCATACAACCTGTTCGCCATGGTGCATGGGCGTGATGCCAGTGACATCGAGGCCTATCGCAACCAGATTCGCGCGCTGCTGGGCAATGCCTGCCGGGCGAACGAGATGCTGGTGTCCAGCCGCATTCTGAAGAAGACCGGCCTGCGCCTGGCGACTCAACGCCGCGCCTGA
- a CDS encoding c-type cytochrome, whose protein sequence is MSETFTKGMARNIYFGGSVFFFLVFLGLTYHTEQTFPERTNASEMTEAVVRGKAVWENNNCIGCHSLLGEGAYFAPELGNVFVRRGGEEAFKPFLHAWMKAQPLGAPGRRAMPQFNLSEQQVDDMAEFLKWTSKIDTNNWPPNKEG, encoded by the coding sequence ATGTCCGAGACCTTCACCAAGGGTATGGCCAGGAATATCTACTTCGGAGGAAGCGTGTTCTTCTTCCTGGTGTTCCTCGGTCTTACCTACCACACAGAGCAGACTTTCCCCGAACGAACCAATGCATCGGAAATGACCGAGGCGGTGGTTCGCGGCAAGGCAGTCTGGGAAAACAACAACTGCATCGGCTGCCACAGCCTGCTCGGTGAAGGTGCTTACTTCGCGCCAGAGCTGGGCAACGTGTTCGTCCGTCGTGGTGGTGAAGAGGCCTTCAAGCCCTTCCTGCACGCCTGGATGAAGGCCCAGCCGCTCGGCGCGCCCGGCCGCCGTGCAATGCCGCAGTTCAATCTCAGCGAACAGCAAGTTGACGATATGGCGGAGTTCCTCAAGTGGACTTCGAAGATCGACACCAACAACTGGCCGCCAAACAAGGAAGGTTGA
- a CDS encoding cbb3-type cytochrome c oxidase subunit I, giving the protein MSIINPHLKFQSQAVAKPYFVFALILFVGQILFGLIMGLQYVIGDFLFPLLPFNVARMVHTNLLIVWLLFGFMGAAYYLIPEEADRELHSPKLAIILFWVFAAAGVLTILGYLFVPYAGLAEMTKNELLPTMGREFLEQPTITKIGIVVVALGFLYNIGMTMLKGRKTVVSTVMMTGLIGLAVFFLFSFYNPENLARDKYYWWFVVHLWVEGVWELIMGSMLAFVLIKITGVDREVVEKWLYVIIAMALITGIIGTGHHFFWIGAPTVWLWLGSIFSALEPLPFFAMVLFALNMVNRRRREHPNKAASLWAIGTTVTAFLGAGVWGFLHTLAPVNYYTHGSQLTAAHGHLAFYGAYAMIVMTMISYAMPRLRGLGEAPDARAQRIEVWGFWLMTISMVAITLFLTAAGVVQVWLQRIPADGAAMSFMNTADQLAIFFWLRLVAGVFFLIGLVCYLYSFRQRGRVPVVAAAAAAA; this is encoded by the coding sequence ATGAGCATCATCAATCCGCATCTCAAATTCCAATCGCAGGCGGTCGCCAAACCCTACTTCGTGTTTGCGCTGATCCTGTTCGTCGGTCAGATCCTGTTCGGTCTGATCATGGGGCTGCAGTACGTCATTGGGGACTTCCTGTTCCCGCTGCTGCCGTTCAACGTGGCGCGGATGGTTCACACCAACCTGCTGATCGTCTGGCTGCTGTTCGGCTTCATGGGTGCGGCCTACTACCTCATTCCCGAGGAAGCGGACCGCGAGCTGCACAGTCCGAAACTGGCCATCATCCTGTTCTGGGTGTTTGCCGCTGCCGGCGTGCTGACCATTCTCGGTTACCTGTTCGTGCCCTACGCGGGGCTGGCGGAGATGACCAAGAACGAATTGCTGCCGACCATGGGACGCGAGTTCCTCGAGCAGCCAACGATCACCAAGATCGGCATCGTGGTGGTCGCCCTGGGCTTCCTCTACAACATCGGCATGACCATGCTCAAGGGTCGCAAGACCGTGGTCAGCACGGTGATGATGACCGGTCTGATCGGCCTCGCGGTGTTCTTCCTGTTCTCCTTCTACAACCCTGAGAACCTGGCACGCGACAAGTACTACTGGTGGTTCGTCGTGCATCTGTGGGTGGAAGGCGTCTGGGAACTGATCATGGGTTCGATGCTGGCCTTCGTCCTGATCAAGATCACCGGCGTGGACCGCGAAGTGGTCGAGAAGTGGCTGTACGTGATCATCGCCATGGCGCTGATCACCGGCATCATCGGCACGGGTCACCACTTCTTCTGGATCGGCGCACCGACCGTGTGGCTGTGGCTGGGCTCGATCTTCTCCGCTCTAGAGCCGCTGCCGTTCTTCGCCATGGTGCTGTTCGCCCTGAACATGGTTAACCGTCGCCGCCGCGAGCATCCGAACAAGGCCGCTTCGCTGTGGGCCATCGGCACCACCGTGACTGCCTTCCTCGGTGCCGGCGTGTGGGGCTTCCTGCACACCCTGGCTCCGGTGAACTACTACACCCACGGTTCGCAGCTGACTGCCGCACACGGCCACCTGGCCTTCTACGGTGCCTACGCGATGATCGTGATGACCATGATCAGCTACGCCATGCCGCGTCTGCGTGGCCTGGGCGAAGCACCGGATGCACGCGCTCAGCGCATCGAGGTCTGGGGCTTCTGGCTGATGACCATCTCCATGGTCGCGATCACCCTGTTCCTCACCGCAGCCGGCGTGGTGCAGGTGTGGCTGCAGCGGATCCCTGCCGACGGCGCTGCCATGTCGTTCATGAATACCGCTGATCAGCTGGCCATCTTCTTCTGGCTGCGTTTGGTCGCCGGGGTGTTCTTCCTGATCGGCCTGGTCTGCTACCTGTACAGCTTCCGCCAGCGCGGTCGGGTACCGGTCGTAGCAGCCGCTGCCGCCGCGGCCTGA